The following proteins are encoded in a genomic region of Bacillus sp. FJAT-22090:
- a CDS encoding TetR/AcrR family transcriptional regulator, giving the protein MGRTREFDEEKVLDAAMQLFWEKGYEATSLSDLTSRMGIQRPSIYSAFGGKKELFEAALRKYTMSSASDMRTRLQNFSSVKEAFCTFFEEVVAEEYTESPSRGCFCINTMVELAPHDEKFEILTREHQMYLSIIFQETIERGIQSGELETDVNAKALAQALIVSLIGLTVIMKSRPKRSFVDNAIKEILTLLK; this is encoded by the coding sequence ATGGGACGAACCCGCGAATTTGACGAAGAAAAAGTATTAGATGCAGCTATGCAACTATTTTGGGAGAAGGGATATGAAGCAACCTCATTAAGTGATTTAACTTCCAGAATGGGAATTCAACGACCCAGTATTTACTCTGCCTTTGGGGGTAAAAAAGAATTGTTCGAAGCCGCTCTACGCAAATATACGATGTCCAGTGCTTCTGATATGCGAACCAGACTTCAAAACTTTTCATCAGTAAAGGAAGCATTTTGCACTTTTTTTGAAGAAGTGGTTGCTGAGGAATACACGGAAAGTCCCAGTAGAGGATGCTTTTGCATCAATACGATGGTCGAACTAGCGCCTCATGATGAGAAATTTGAAATTCTTACAAGGGAACATCAAATGTACCTTTCAATCATATTTCAAGAAACCATTGAACGAGGTATACAATCAGGTGAACTTGAGACCGATGTAAACGCGAAAGCCTTAGCACAGGCGCTAATCGTATCGTTAATTGGACTTACCGTAATAATGAAATCTCGTCCAAAACGATCATTTGTTGATAATGCAATAAAAGAGATACTTACATTGCTTAAGTAG
- a CDS encoding MFS transporter, translating into MSSDSIRVSSISLNVSLLFAVACGMSVANIYFAQPLLDQLSSEFGIDYSIIGIVITITQIFYGLGLLLLVPLGDLLNQRLLIIGQMLLSIIVLVIVGTASTSTILFAGMALVGLLAVVTQTLVAFAASMAAPAERGRVVGIVTSGIVVGILLARSFAGILTDVAGWRSVYLVSAALMLFMVCMFFRVLPNIEREVKSLSYPQLLRSVFILFKQERILRIRSVLALLIFADFSILWTSLVLPLSTPPLSLSHSAIGALGLVGVAGALAAARAGKLADLGYGQRTTGISLFLLLISWLFISYTEQSLFALVIGIVLLDLAVQAIHVTNQTMILPLRLEARSRLTAGYMVFYSIGSASGSIASTQMYAHYGWEGVCLLGASVSTLALLFWAMTRNLKFPH; encoded by the coding sequence ATCTCATCTGATTCAATCCGTGTCTCTTCTATCTCTCTTAATGTGTCATTATTATTTGCAGTTGCCTGTGGGATGTCAGTAGCAAATATCTACTTCGCACAGCCGCTACTTGATCAGTTGTCGAGTGAGTTTGGTATTGACTATTCCATCATAGGAATTGTTATTACCATCACTCAAATCTTTTATGGATTAGGATTGCTACTGCTAGTGCCACTTGGTGACTTGCTGAACCAGCGCCTATTGATTATCGGTCAGATGTTATTATCCATAATAGTTTTGGTTATAGTTGGAACTGCTTCCACCAGCACGATACTATTTGCAGGAATGGCTTTAGTGGGACTTCTTGCGGTCGTAACTCAGACTCTTGTGGCGTTCGCAGCATCTATGGCTGCTCCTGCAGAACGAGGGCGTGTGGTTGGTATTGTAACAAGCGGAATTGTAGTCGGCATACTTCTTGCGAGGTCCTTTGCAGGAATATTAACGGATGTTGCGGGGTGGCGTTCCGTATATCTAGTCTCTGCTGCACTAATGCTTTTTATGGTTTGTATGTTTTTTAGGGTATTGCCCAATATTGAACGAGAGGTAAAGTCACTGTCCTATCCTCAATTGCTTAGATCGGTGTTTATATTGTTTAAACAAGAACGGATCTTACGCATCCGCTCTGTTCTTGCCCTACTGATTTTTGCTGATTTCAGCATTTTGTGGACTTCACTAGTACTCCCTCTTAGCACACCGCCATTATCTCTTTCACACAGCGCAATTGGTGCACTTGGTCTTGTGGGAGTAGCAGGAGCTTTAGCTGCAGCTCGCGCGGGGAAGCTTGCTGATCTGGGTTACGGACAGAGAACAACGGGCATTTCTTTGTTCTTATTGTTGATTTCATGGTTATTCATCAGCTATACAGAGCAATCGCTATTCGCATTAGTTATAGGTATTGTACTGCTTGACTTGGCTGTGCAAGCCATACATGTTACTAATCAAACGATGATACTTCCTTTGCGACTGGAGGCACGTAGTCGGCTTACTGCAGGGTACATGGTGTTTTATTCTATCGGAAGTGCTAGCGGATCAATTGCTTCTACTCAAATGTATGCGCACTACGGGTGGGAAGGAGTATGCTTGCTTGGGGCGTCTGTTAGTACTTTAGCTCTTCTATTTTGGGCAATGACAAGGAACCTAAAGTTTCCGCATTAA
- a CDS encoding ester cyclase gives MTPEQIIRKFFEEVRSGKNPDYSNQLMSEQVLAHQIVSEEEQTVLRTPKDYAEHVREMIEAYGNYSLEIQELLVQGHKVYVRWRQVGAHVGVVDGYQPTGLTITQMTSAVYKIEDGKISEYWIQIDRSGVQKQLEYNKHIK, from the coding sequence ATGACACCAGAACAAATAATTAGAAAATTTTTTGAAGAAGTACGATCAGGAAAAAATCCAGACTACTCAAATCAATTAATGTCCGAACAAGTATTGGCTCATCAAATTGTATCCGAGGAAGAACAAACAGTTTTAAGGACGCCTAAAGATTATGCTGAACACGTAAGAGAAATGATTGAAGCCTATGGTAATTATTCTTTAGAAATTCAAGAATTATTGGTACAAGGACATAAAGTATATGTCCGTTGGAGACAAGTAGGTGCACACGTAGGAGTAGTCGATGGATATCAACCTACAGGACTTACAATAACTCAAATGACAAGTGCAGTATATAAGATAGAAGATGGAAAAATTTCCGAGTATTGGATTCAAATTGATAGGTCAGGGGTTCAAAAACAATTAGAGTACAATAAACATATTAAATAG
- a CDS encoding AraC family transcriptional regulator, with protein sequence MDLLKNMNDAMKYMEENLTNEIDFKIVASIAHCSEYHFKRMFSFLAGITLSEYIRRRRLSLAALELTNSNIKVIDVAIKYGYNSPDSFTRAFQNLHGVTPSEARKNGHQLKAYPLMTFQLSIRGGNEMNYQVEQKEAFNIIGIMKRVPIIFEGENPEITAMWKSLTMEEIDQLKKLSNIEPKGMIQASTNFSEGRMEEKGELDQYIGVATTQECPEKFSKLEVPALTWAIFESTGPFPSTLQETWGRIYSEWFPSSSYQVTEGPEILSIKTKDLTSPSVKSEIWIPVLKK encoded by the coding sequence GTGGATTTGCTTAAGAACATGAATGATGCAATGAAGTATATGGAGGAAAACCTTACTAACGAAATAGATTTTAAGATAGTGGCAAGTATAGCACATTGTTCTGAATATCATTTTAAAAGGATGTTTTCTTTCCTTGCAGGTATTACATTATCAGAATACATCCGCCGTAGACGGCTTAGTTTGGCAGCATTAGAGCTTACTAATAGTAACATAAAGGTAATCGATGTTGCGATTAAATATGGATACAACTCACCGGACTCTTTTACTAGAGCTTTTCAAAATTTACATGGTGTAACACCATCAGAAGCAAGGAAAAATGGACATCAATTAAAAGCCTATCCACTAATGACCTTTCAATTATCGATAAGAGGAGGAAATGAAATGAATTACCAAGTCGAACAAAAAGAGGCATTTAACATAATTGGTATCATGAAAAGAGTTCCAATTATTTTTGAAGGAGAAAACCCAGAAATTACGGCAATGTGGAAGTCTTTGACTATGGAAGAAATAGATCAATTAAAAAAACTTTCTAATATCGAACCTAAAGGGATGATTCAAGCCTCTACAAACTTTTCTGAAGGACGCATGGAAGAAAAAGGAGAGCTTGATCAGTATATAGGAGTGGCAACAACACAAGAATGCCCCGAAAAATTTTCAAAACTTGAAGTTCCTGCCTTAACATGGGCGATATTTGAATCAACGGGACCTTTTCCTAGTACGCTACAGGAAACTTGGGGAAGGATATATTCCGAGTGGTTTCCATCTTCCAGTTATCAAGTAACAGAAGGACCCGAAATCTTGTCGATTAAAACCAAAGACTTAACTTCACCGTCTGTGAAGAGCGAAATTTGGATTCCAGTTTTGAAAAAATAA
- a CDS encoding GNAT family N-acetyltransferase: MEKVEYVELKHFSNEYLDVLNSFELPEEQVLFTALPSKILEATEGQHRIVILSENEPVGFFLFHSNERVKEYSDNPKAMLLTALSVNHEKQGKGYAKQGMLLLRDFVKSEFPNCDEVVLYVNHKNLPAQLLYLKVGFKDTGKRIIGPKGEHYIMNLWLQNT, from the coding sequence ATGGAAAAAGTTGAGTACGTTGAGTTAAAACATTTTTCGAATGAATATTTAGATGTATTAAATTCTTTTGAACTTCCTGAAGAACAAGTGCTGTTCACTGCATTACCAAGCAAAATCTTAGAGGCGACAGAAGGACAACATAGGATTGTTATTTTAAGTGAGAATGAACCTGTAGGTTTCTTTTTATTTCATTCAAATGAACGAGTAAAGGAGTATTCAGATAATCCGAAAGCTATGTTGTTAACTGCCTTATCTGTTAATCATGAGAAGCAAGGAAAAGGTTATGCTAAACAAGGTATGCTCTTGCTAAGAGATTTTGTTAAATCTGAATTTCCTAATTGTGATGAAGTCGTTTTATATGTCAACCATAAAAATCTTCCTGCACAGCTACTGTACTTAAAAGTAGGTTTTAAAGATACAGGTAAGAGAATAATTGGTCCTAAAGGTGAACATTATATAATGAATTTATGGTTGCAAAATACTTGA
- a CDS encoding VOC family protein, translated as MKINRIDHVSINVNDLSEAKAFFLDLGLEVQAEWELDGEQLDRIVGLNDVKTACVGLGMPDGQTWIELVKFYTPSDEKDIQQPFANTLGIRHICFAVEDIDAVVAKLKKRGTEIFSEIQQYEESYKLCYVRGPEGIILELAEKLR; from the coding sequence ATGAAGATCAATAGAATAGATCATGTGAGTATAAACGTAAATGATCTTTCAGAGGCTAAAGCGTTTTTTCTTGATTTAGGACTTGAAGTGCAAGCGGAATGGGAATTGGATGGTGAACAGTTGGATAGAATAGTTGGGCTTAATGATGTTAAAACGGCATGTGTAGGATTGGGGATGCCAGATGGTCAGACATGGATAGAGCTAGTCAAATTTTATACGCCATCAGATGAAAAAGATATTCAGCAACCTTTTGCAAATACGCTGGGTATACGACATATTTGCTTTGCTGTTGAAGATATTGATGCTGTTGTTGCAAAATTGAAAAAGAGGGGTACGGAAATCTTTAGTGAGATACAGCAATATGAAGAAAGTTATAAGTTATGCTACGTTCGTGGTCCAGAGGGTATTATTTTAGAGTTGGCGGAGAAACTCAGATAA
- a CDS encoding IS3 family transposase (programmed frameshift) yields MARFTAEEKINIVLRYLGGHESYQEIGRDLKVSKVVMRGWVRLYEHQGAEAFCLPYTTYTQQFKLDVLSYMNEMGTSSLETAAIFNISSSGLIRNWRRAFEIGGIDALLPKKKGRPSMKKETKSNDKKTSPVDGSMEALRAENERLRMENAYFKKVERFSSGKGKITNKIKAQVIFELKAEFDVVELVKVADIPRSTYYYWEKRLQREDKYAKEKQAIEAIYHEHKGRYGYRRIAKELKKRNIFHDPKTINRLMNEMGLKCEVRIKKYRSYRGKAGKIAPNLLNRDFHAGKMNQKWVTDVTEFHLFGEKRYLSPILDLCNGEIIAYKVMSRPVYQLVGDMLAEAIGSLNPGSTVILHSDQGWQYQMKKYQKTLVKHNIRQSMSRKGNCLDNAVIENFFGLLKSELLYLQEFENMEHFERELHEYIEYYNHKRMKAKLKDLSPVEYRTQVLEAA; encoded by the exons ATGGCTAGATTTACAGCAGAAGAAAAAATCAATATAGTATTGCGTTATTTAGGAGGCCATGAAAGTTATCAGGAAATAGGAAGGGACTTAAAAGTCAGTAAAGTTGTGATGCGAGGATGGGTAAGACTTTATGAACATCAAGGGGCAGAGGCATTCTGTCTGCCCTATACAACTTATACGCAACAGTTTAAACTAGATGTACTGAGTTATATGAACGAAATGGGTACATCCTCTCTTGAAACGGCCGCAATTTTTAATATTTCGTCATCTGGTCTGATTAGAAATTGGCGAAGAGCGTTTGAAATTGGTGGAATCGATGCCCTACTACCAAAGAAAAAGGGGCGCCCATCCATGAAAAAGGAAACCAAATCGAATGACAAAAAAACATCTCCAGTTGATGGATCTATGGAAGCTCTACGAGCTGAAAATGAACGTTTGCGTATGGAGAATGCCTACT TTAAAAAAGTTGAACGCTTTAGTTCAGGAAAAGGAAAAATTACAAACAAAATCAAAGCGCAAGTAATTTTTGAACTAAAGGCTGAATTTGATGTCGTGGAATTAGTTAAAGTCGCAGACATTCCACGTAGTACTTATTATTACTGGGAAAAACGATTACAGCGTGAAGATAAATACGCGAAGGAAAAACAAGCAATCGAAGCCATTTATCATGAACATAAAGGACGTTATGGCTATCGTCGTATCGCCAAAGAATTAAAGAAAAGAAATATTTTTCATGATCCAAAGACGATCAACCGATTAATGAACGAAATGGGTTTAAAATGCGAAGTGAGGATTAAGAAGTATCGATCTTACCGTGGAAAAGCTGGCAAAATCGCACCGAATTTACTAAACCGTGATTTCCATGCAGGAAAAATGAATCAAAAATGGGTAACGGACGTAACCGAATTCCATTTATTCGGTGAGAAACGATATCTATCCCCTATACTTGATTTATGTAACGGCGAAATCATTGCTTACAAGGTAATGAGCCGCCCAGTTTATCAACTTGTGGGTGATATGTTAGCCGAGGCAATCGGGAGTTTAAATCCAGGAAGTACAGTCATTTTACACTCTGATCAAGGGTGGCAATATCAAATGAAGAAATACCAAAAAACGCTAGTGAAACATAATATAAGACAAAGTATGTCCCGTAAGGGCAATTGTTTGGATAACGCAGTCATTGAGAACTTCTTTGGCTTATTAAAGTCGGAGCTTCTTTATCTACAAGAGTTTGAGAATATGGAACATTTTGAACGTGAACTACATGAATATATCGAGTATTACAACCATAAACGAATGAAGGCAAAATTAAAAGACCTAAGTCCAGTAGAATACCGAACTCAGGTCTTAGAAGCTGCTTAA